A single window of Candidatus Glassbacteria bacterium DNA harbors:
- the flgC gene encoding flagellar basal body rod protein FlgC: MALERIFSGLNISATGMSLQRTRMNTIAQNIANAETTRTDQGGPYRRKFVVSREAEPTVFPKYVENDIRLRQTSAKHYEDEPIRDETPVPSGTEVVEIVEDLAPPRLVYDPSHPDANEQGYVAKPNINTVTEMVDMISAARAYEANLTALNAAKDMNRKALEI; this comes from the coding sequence ATGGCACTGGAACGGATCTTCAGCGGACTCAATATCAGCGCTACCGGCATGAGCCTGCAGCGCACCCGGATGAACACGATCGCCCAGAATATCGCCAATGCGGAAACCACCCGAACCGATCAGGGCGGACCTTACCGCCGCAAGTTCGTGGTTTCCCGCGAGGCCGAGCCAACCGTGTTTCCCAAATACGTCGAGAACGACATCCGCCTGCGGCAGACCTCGGCCAAGCACTACGAGGATGAGCCGATCCGCGACGAAACCCCGGTGCCAAGCGGTACCGAGGTCGTGGAAATCGTCGAGGACCTGGCGCCGCCCAGGCTGGTCTACGATCCCTCGCATCCCGACGCCAACGAGCAGGGCTATGTGGCCAAACCGAATATCAACACGGTTACCGAAATGGTGGACATGATCAGCGCCGCCCGCGCATACGAGGCCAACCTGACTGCGCTTAACGCTGCCAAGGATATGAACCGTAAGGCGCTGGAAATCTGA
- the fliE gene encoding flagellar hook-basal body complex protein FliE, whose protein sequence is MADFRIQANRPELQQMFRQSEQIAPRVKQPDELRGLEQSTGEISFRESIRNFVHDVDNMQKDAAEKTQLFMAGEISNVHDVMIAVEKANTSFQLLMELRNKMLDAYQEIKRMSV, encoded by the coding sequence ATGGCTGATTTCCGTATCCAGGCCAACCGGCCCGAACTGCAACAGATGTTCCGCCAGAGCGAGCAGATTGCCCCTCGGGTTAAGCAGCCGGATGAGCTTCGGGGGTTGGAGCAGAGCACCGGTGAAATTTCTTTTCGCGAGTCGATCCGGAATTTCGTCCATGACGTGGACAACATGCAGAAAGATGCGGCGGAGAAGACTCAGTTGTTCATGGCCGGCGAAATCAGCAACGTCCACGACGTGATGATAGCCGTTGAAAAAGCCAATACCAGTTTCCAGCTGCTGATGGAACTGCGCAACAAGATGCTCGATGCGTATCAGGAAATCAAGCGGATGTCCGTCTAA
- the fliF gene encoding flagellar M-ring protein FliF, producing MNEFFQNFLIQAREVWGKLSPNQRFAMAGVTFLTIIGMIVLLIWVQRPKYEVLYSGLGEEDANNIVMELQARQVPYKMGQNGTTILVPSTEVPETRLELAGKGLPRASGVGYEIFDKVNIGVTDFVQKINYRRALEGELVRSIETVRSVDKARVHIVIPEERLFSEDQNVPTASVMLKLKPTAELKEMQIRGITNLVASSIEGLEPAAITIIDSYGNMLSSIESVDPMVKLTAHQLELRQRMEDYLTKKIQSLLNSVLGNGNAVVRVSAEIDFKKIDQTIKTYDPNTVVRGEQREETVQSNQTENTSQSRESAITNFEINETMEHVVSQAGSIRRLTVAVFVNYVQQITQDASGNEVVQRVPRVQSDLDNITSIVQNTVGYDQLRNDQVIISQFNFDTSQIDEQRQALEQAERREFWYGVSQKLLLVISILIFVLFARSLLRSLKILPPKEAAEEGIETAVPIEEEISLEAQKRAQIQEQVMIFAKEKPANVAKLIKTWMVEDESND from the coding sequence ATGAACGAATTTTTTCAGAATTTCCTGATACAGGCTCGCGAAGTCTGGGGCAAATTGAGCCCGAACCAGCGCTTTGCCATGGCGGGAGTGACTTTCCTTACTATCATCGGCATGATAGTTCTGCTGATCTGGGTCCAGCGCCCGAAGTACGAAGTGCTTTATTCCGGTCTTGGCGAAGAGGATGCGAATAATATCGTCATGGAACTGCAGGCCCGGCAGGTTCCATATAAGATGGGCCAGAACGGCACCACGATCCTGGTGCCCAGTACCGAAGTCCCCGAAACCAGGTTGGAGCTGGCGGGTAAAGGACTGCCCCGCGCCAGCGGCGTGGGCTACGAAATTTTCGATAAAGTGAATATCGGCGTTACTGATTTTGTGCAGAAGATAAACTACCGACGGGCGCTGGAAGGTGAACTGGTCCGCTCGATCGAGACCGTGCGCAGCGTGGACAAGGCTCGCGTGCACATCGTAATTCCCGAGGAGCGGCTGTTCAGTGAAGACCAGAATGTGCCGACGGCCAGCGTGATGCTCAAGCTCAAACCTACCGCCGAACTCAAAGAGATGCAGATCAGGGGCATCACCAACCTGGTGGCCAGTTCGATCGAGGGCCTGGAACCGGCCGCCATCACGATAATCGATTCCTACGGCAACATGCTTTCCTCTATCGAGTCGGTGGATCCGATGGTCAAGCTGACCGCACACCAGCTCGAACTCCGCCAGCGCATGGAAGACTACCTGACCAAAAAGATCCAGTCCCTGCTCAACAGCGTGCTGGGTAACGGCAATGCGGTGGTCCGCGTCTCGGCCGAGATCGATTTCAAGAAAATAGATCAGACGATCAAGACGTACGACCCCAACACGGTGGTCCGCGGCGAGCAGCGCGAGGAAACGGTGCAGTCAAACCAGACTGAGAACACCTCCCAAAGCCGTGAAAGCGCGATCACCAATTTTGAAATCAACGAAACGATGGAGCATGTGGTCTCCCAGGCCGGCAGTATCCGCCGGCTTACTGTCGCCGTGTTTGTCAATTATGTCCAGCAGATTACCCAGGACGCGAGCGGCAACGAAGTTGTCCAGCGTGTTCCGCGCGTCCAGAGCGATCTGGACAATATCACCTCGATAGTCCAGAACACGGTCGGCTACGACCAGCTGCGTAACGACCAGGTGATAATCAGCCAGTTCAATTTCGACACATCGCAGATCGACGAGCAGCGGCAGGCTTTGGAGCAGGCCGAACGCCGCGAATTCTGGTACGGCGTTTCCCAGAAACTCCTGCTGGTAATCTCGATCCTGATTTTCGTCCTGTTCGCCCGCTCGCTGCTGCGCTCGCTGAAAATTCTGCCGCCGAAGGAAGCGGCCGAGGAGGGTATCGAGACCGCCGTGCCGATCGAGGAGGAAATCAGCCTCGAGGCCCAGAAGCGGGCCCAGATCCAGGAGCAGGTAATGATCTTCGCCAAGGAAAAACCGGCCAATGTCGCCAAGCTGATCAAAACCTGGATGGTCGAAGATGAATCGAACGATTGA
- the fliI gene encoding flagellar protein export ATPase FliI produces MSLDRKNRNEPSELAAPYLEALQHCEDISLNGKVNRVVGLIIESIGPDVSMGQICRIRSRDGSREDKAEVVGFKENKVLLMPLGAMEGIAPGCEVVAEQGNFNVEVGPALLGRVLDGLGQPIDGHGPLHAQQRVSAYRQPPSPMERARITEPIATGIRAIDGMLTCGKGQRIGIFSGSGVGKSVMMGMIARNTEADVNVIGLIGERGREVRDFIERDLGEEGLKRSVVIAATSDQPALVRLKGAFIATAIAEYFRDQGMDVMLLMDSVTRMATAQREIGLAVGEPPTTKGYTPSVFAMLPRLLERSGKLQHGSITGLYTVLVDQDDMDEPIADAMRSILDGHVVLSRRLASMNHYPAIDVLGSVSRVMIDVVSSAHRQKVNELLEVLATHREAEDLINIGAYQAGTNPAIDKAIRSIGPITKFLRQDIDEHTSFDQTLVRLESLHTEVEGTPPGAAQQGRQQAAQAAAQMPQAEGGMLETGKRQAR; encoded by the coding sequence ATGAGCCTGGATCGGAAAAACAGGAATGAACCCTCGGAGCTGGCCGCGCCGTATCTCGAGGCGCTCCAGCACTGCGAGGATATCTCGCTCAACGGCAAGGTCAATCGCGTGGTCGGCCTGATTATCGAGTCGATTGGCCCCGATGTCTCGATGGGTCAGATCTGCCGTATCCGCAGCCGCGACGGCAGCCGGGAGGACAAGGCGGAGGTCGTGGGGTTCAAGGAAAACAAGGTTCTGCTGATGCCGCTGGGCGCCATGGAGGGAATCGCCCCGGGATGCGAGGTGGTTGCCGAACAGGGAAATTTCAACGTCGAAGTCGGCCCGGCCCTGCTGGGCCGCGTGCTCGACGGACTGGGCCAGCCTATCGATGGCCACGGGCCGCTGCACGCCCAGCAGCGCGTCAGCGCGTACCGTCAGCCGCCAAGCCCGATGGAGCGGGCCAGAATAACCGAGCCGATCGCGACCGGGATCAGGGCTATCGACGGGATGCTGACCTGCGGCAAGGGACAGCGTATCGGGATTTTCAGCGGCAGCGGTGTGGGCAAAAGCGTGATGATGGGTATGATCGCCCGCAACACCGAGGCCGATGTCAACGTGATCGGCCTGATTGGCGAGCGCGGGCGCGAGGTGCGGGACTTTATTGAGCGCGATCTGGGCGAGGAAGGCCTGAAACGCTCGGTGGTGATCGCGGCCACCAGCGACCAGCCAGCTCTGGTCAGGCTCAAGGGAGCTTTTATCGCCACGGCTATCGCCGAGTATTTCCGCGACCAGGGCATGGATGTCATGCTGCTGATGGATTCGGTGACCCGGATGGCGACGGCCCAGCGCGAAATTGGCCTGGCGGTCGGCGAGCCGCCGACAACCAAGGGCTATACCCCGTCGGTATTCGCCATGCTGCCCCGGCTGCTGGAGCGCTCGGGCAAACTGCAGCACGGCAGTATCACCGGTCTCTACACCGTACTGGTTGACCAGGACGACATGGACGAGCCAATCGCCGATGCCATGCGCTCGATCCTGGACGGACACGTGGTGCTCAGCCGCCGGCTGGCATCGATGAACCACTACCCGGCAATCGACGTGCTGGGCAGCGTGAGCAGAGTCATGATCGATGTAGTCAGTTCCGCTCACAGGCAGAAAGTCAATGAGCTGCTCGAGGTGCTGGCTACTCATCGCGAGGCCGAGGACCTGATTAATATCGGGGCCTATCAGGCCGGCACCAACCCGGCGATCGACAAAGCCATTCGTTCGATTGGGCCGATCACCAAGTTCCTGCGTCAGGATATCGACGAGCATACGAGTTTCGACCAGACTCTCGTACGTCTGGAGTCACTGCACACCGAAGTGGAGGGAACGCCGCCGGGAGCGGCACAGCAGGGCCGGCAGCAGGCGGCTCAAGCTGCCGCACAAATGCCGCAGGCCGAAGGCGGCATGCTCGAAACAGGAAAGCGGCAAGCACGGTGA
- the fliJ gene encoding flagellar export protein FliJ gives MKQFEFRLQKVMETTRTREELQKRELAVALAELDRNERLLEEMIDCLTEELEQFSGRRNSGSIKVSALVQCATYTDKVLDDIHRQRDDIEKVVKLVERNREKLLEITKDKKILEKLKEKRYKEYRRKLRQVEQKFMDELSARNFHNGDE, from the coding sequence ATGAAACAGTTCGAGTTCAGGCTGCAGAAAGTGATGGAAACCACCCGCACCAGGGAAGAATTGCAGAAAAGGGAACTGGCGGTGGCGCTGGCCGAACTCGACAGGAACGAGCGGCTGCTGGAGGAAATGATAGACTGCCTGACCGAGGAACTGGAGCAGTTTTCTGGCCGGCGGAATTCCGGCTCGATTAAGGTCAGCGCCCTGGTTCAGTGCGCCACCTATACGGATAAGGTGCTGGACGATATCCACCGCCAGCGGGACGACATCGAAAAAGTGGTGAAACTGGTGGAGCGGAACAGGGAAAAACTGCTCGAGATTACCAAGGACAAGAAAATACTGGAAAAGCTCAAGGAAAAAAGATACAAGGAGTATCGCCGGAAACTGCGCCAGGTGGAGCAGAAATTCATGGATGAGTTGAGCGCGCGGAATTTCCACAACGGCGATGAGTAA
- a CDS encoding transcriptional regulator, whose protein sequence is MKLIIALIQPEKLPDVKKALFEHDVHKMTVSNVIGCGQQKGFTETYRGVIHEVNLLKKIRLEIAVNEDFVDATVEAIIQGARTGKIGDGKIFVQPLERCVRIRTGEEGHDAIG, encoded by the coding sequence ATGAAACTGATAATTGCATTGATTCAGCCGGAAAAACTTCCGGACGTGAAGAAAGCGCTGTTCGAGCACGACGTACACAAGATGACCGTGAGCAACGTGATCGGCTGCGGCCAGCAGAAAGGTTTCACCGAAACTTACCGCGGAGTGATCCACGAGGTAAATCTGCTGAAGAAAATCAGGCTGGAAATCGCGGTCAACGAGGACTTTGTCGACGCCACTGTGGAGGCGATTATCCAGGGGGCGAGGACCGGGAAAATCGGCGACGGGAAGATCTTCGTGCAGCCGCTGGAGCGCTGTGTCAGGATACGCACCGGCGAGGAGGGCCACGACGCCATCGGTTAA
- a CDS encoding ammonium transporter: MSRIRPVALAASWLLFAGPGLVYAADNGPTVAELVRGINTVWVLVAAFLVFFMQAGFGMLEAGFTRAKNAANILTKNMMDFSMASLAYWMVGFGLMYGAGNGLLGTDQFFLIGSPAETAGVPTYAFWLFQAVFTAAAATIVAGAMAERTKFKTYMIYSFIISALIYPIVGHWIWGGGWLSELGFQDFAGSTVVHSVGGFAAMAGAIVLGPRLGKYNPDGSANVIPGHNIPLAALGCLILWFGWFGFNPGSSLSGMDAHLIAKVAVNTNLSASAGCVATTLLVWWRYGKPDLSMSINGALAGLVAITAPCAVVSPASSVLIGFLAAPVVTFGVSFLDRIHVDDPVGAIPVHGMCGAWGTVALGLFHESDGLFFGGGFKLVGVQALGSLTVILFTLVSMYIIFKLLAATVGLRVSQQEEIRGLDIGEHGMESYAGFQIFLTD; encoded by the coding sequence ATGAGTAGAATCCGTCCGGTGGCGCTGGCCGCTTCCTGGCTGCTGTTCGCGGGCCCGGGATTAGTGTACGCGGCGGACAACGGTCCGACTGTCGCGGAACTGGTCAGGGGAATCAATACGGTTTGGGTGCTGGTGGCCGCATTCCTGGTATTCTTCATGCAGGCCGGCTTCGGCATGCTGGAGGCCGGGTTTACCCGGGCCAAGAACGCCGCCAATATCCTGACGAAAAACATGATGGACTTCTCGATGGCCTCGCTGGCTTACTGGATGGTGGGGTTCGGCTTGATGTACGGGGCAGGCAACGGCCTGCTGGGAACCGACCAGTTCTTCCTGATCGGATCGCCCGCGGAGACCGCCGGCGTGCCGACTTATGCTTTCTGGTTGTTCCAGGCGGTGTTCACCGCGGCCGCGGCGACAATCGTGGCCGGTGCGATGGCCGAGCGGACCAAGTTCAAAACTTACATGATCTACAGTTTTATCATCAGCGCCCTGATCTATCCGATCGTGGGCCACTGGATCTGGGGCGGAGGCTGGCTCAGTGAGCTGGGCTTCCAGGATTTCGCCGGCAGCACGGTGGTCCACTCGGTCGGCGGTTTCGCGGCGATGGCCGGGGCGATCGTGCTCGGCCCTCGGCTGGGCAAGTACAATCCCGACGGCAGCGCCAACGTGATTCCGGGCCACAATATCCCGCTGGCCGCGCTGGGCTGCCTGATCCTCTGGTTCGGCTGGTTCGGGTTCAACCCGGGCAGCAGCCTGAGCGGGATGGACGCCCATCTGATCGCCAAGGTGGCGGTCAACACCAACCTGTCCGCCTCGGCCGGCTGCGTGGCCACGACCCTGCTGGTGTGGTGGCGCTACGGCAAACCAGACCTCAGCATGTCGATCAACGGCGCCCTGGCGGGACTGGTGGCAATTACCGCACCCTGCGCCGTGGTCAGCCCGGCCTCCAGCGTGCTGATCGGATTCCTGGCCGCGCCGGTGGTCACTTTCGGCGTCAGTTTTCTGGACAGGATTCACGTTGACGACCCGGTGGGAGCGATCCCGGTGCACGGCATGTGCGGCGCGTGGGGAACTGTCGCCCTGGGGCTGTTCCACGAAAGCGACGGTTTGTTTTTCGGGGGCGGGTTCAAGCTCGTGGGCGTACAGGCGCTCGGCAGTCTCACCGTAATCCTGTTTACGCTGGTCAGCATGTATATCATTTTCAAGCTGCTGGCCGCCACGGTGGGGCTGCGGGTCAGCCAGCAGGAGGAAATTCGGGGACTGGATATCGGTGAGCACGGGATGGAAAGCTACGCCGGCTTCCAGATCTTCCTCACCGACTAG
- a CDS encoding zinc metallopeptidase, which yields MGFIYGLDPLYWLLIGPTMVLAIWAQIKVKSTFSKFSKRPTGNRMTGAQAAEAVLRYAGIGDVKIEQVGGMLSDHYDPRNKTLRLSPDVYGSYSIAAAGVAAHEAGHAIQHARGYAPLKLRSTLVPVARFGSWLAWPMIIFGMLLQSLQLMQLGILAFSALVAFQLVTLPVEFNASSRAKAVLVKAGVLGSREESEGVNKVLNAAAMTYVAATVTAVAQLLYFLVRSGLLGGRDD from the coding sequence ATGGGATTTATTTATGGACTGGACCCCCTGTACTGGTTGCTGATCGGACCGACCATGGTCCTGGCTATCTGGGCCCAGATTAAAGTGAAATCCACGTTCAGCAAGTTCAGCAAGCGGCCCACCGGCAACAGGATGACCGGCGCCCAGGCCGCCGAGGCTGTTTTGCGCTACGCGGGGATCGGTGATGTCAAGATCGAGCAGGTGGGCGGCATGCTCAGCGACCACTACGATCCCAGGAACAAGACCCTGCGCTTGAGCCCCGACGTGTACGGCAGTTACAGTATCGCCGCCGCCGGAGTTGCGGCCCACGAAGCCGGTCATGCCATTCAGCATGCCAGGGGTTATGCCCCGCTCAAGCTGCGCTCGACCCTGGTTCCGGTCGCGCGTTTCGGCTCGTGGCTGGCCTGGCCGATGATTATTTTCGGGATGCTGTTGCAGTCGTTGCAGTTGATGCAGCTGGGTATCCTCGCTTTCAGCGCCCTGGTCGCCTTTCAGCTGGTTACCCTGCCGGTTGAGTTCAACGCCAGCAGCCGGGCCAAGGCCGTCCTGGTCAAGGCCGGCGTGCTGGGCAGCCGGGAGGAGAGCGAGGGGGTCAACAAGGTGCTGAACGCCGCGGCGATGACCTACGTGGCCGCCACGGTGACGGCTGTTGCTCAGTTGCTGTATTTCCTGGTCCGCTCCGGTTTGCTCGGCGGCCGGGACGATTAA
- a CDS encoding O-methyltransferase, producing MKAILIFLLAAVMIPLGFASLRAQVPVFTDSELEQPVYRLLSELHGWGRENRMLNVPPQDGRLLKMLVRMNGIKNALEVGTSNGLSAIWIALGLRETGGKLTTLEIDPNKVKLAGENFAKAGVSELITIVEGDALAELPKLTGEFDLVFLDAAKGQYKGYLDAVWDRIPSGGIIVAHNAIQMADAMRDYLDFVQNHPELQTVMLNTSGDGVALSYRK from the coding sequence ATGAAAGCGATCCTGATATTCCTGCTGGCCGCCGTGATGATTCCGCTGGGATTCGCATCGCTCCGCGCCCAGGTGCCCGTGTTCACCGACAGCGAACTGGAACAGCCCGTCTACCGCCTGCTGAGCGAACTTCACGGCTGGGGCCGCGAGAACCGGATGCTCAATGTGCCGCCCCAGGACGGCCGTCTGCTGAAGATGCTGGTGCGGATGAACGGGATCAAAAACGCCCTGGAAGTCGGCACCTCCAACGGGCTGAGCGCAATCTGGATCGCCCTGGGCCTGCGCGAGACCGGCGGGAAATTGACAACCCTCGAGATTGACCCGAACAAGGTCAAGCTGGCGGGGGAGAACTTTGCCAAGGCGGGGGTGAGCGAGCTGATCACGATAGTCGAGGGCGATGCGCTGGCGGAGCTGCCCAAGCTGACCGGTGAGTTCGACCTGGTGTTCCTCGATGCGGCCAAGGGGCAGTACAAGGGGTATCTCGACGCTGTCTGGGACAGGATTCCGTCAGGTGGGATAATCGTGGCCCACAACGCGATCCAGATGGCCGACGCGATGAGGGATTACCTGGATTTTGTGCAGAACCACCCGGAACTGCAAACCGTGATGCTCAACACCAGCGGGGACGGGGTGGCGCTGAGTTACAGGAAGTGA
- a CDS encoding DUF2971 domain-containing protein, translating to MVEDKYWKGFLERNKNNRVLFKYGHLAEPDGSVKCGRLKQFCAMFLKNKLYFSDPSKFNDPFEFKPRLIINDYEKARKKLEATIIKDGCPADEAKRISLDRSSDPRFEAMMGDAYRKHIIKSGVFCLTPKWDNQLMWAHYADGHRGYCLVFVFKKDSQEINKLKKVEYPDEYPEFVVEDEDYENSGNKSCLSKSKCWKYEEEYRLLSPYEGYLDSPTNALEGIIFGCKMKNEIKDMIVKLNNKRDRQLRLNETYLDPKEYAIRIRDYNFQR from the coding sequence ATGGTTGAGGATAAATATTGGAAGGGGTTTTTGGAAAGAAACAAAAACAATAGAGTTTTATTTAAATATGGTCACCTTGCAGAACCTGACGGTAGTGTGAAATGTGGGAGGCTGAAACAATTTTGTGCAATGTTTTTGAAAAATAAATTGTATTTTAGTGATCCATCGAAATTCAATGATCCGTTTGAGTTCAAACCAAGGTTAATAATCAATGATTACGAAAAAGCACGAAAAAAATTAGAAGCGACAATAATAAAAGATGGATGTCCTGCAGATGAAGCAAAACGTATAAGTTTAGATCGTTCTTCTGATCCACGATTTGAAGCGATGATGGGAGATGCCTATCGAAAGCACATTATTAAAAGTGGTGTGTTTTGCTTAACCCCCAAATGGGATAACCAACTCATGTGGGCGCATTATGCCGATGGTCACAGAGGATATTGTCTTGTTTTTGTATTCAAGAAGGATTCACAAGAAATTAATAAGCTCAAAAAAGTTGAATACCCAGATGAGTACCCTGAATTCGTTGTTGAGGATGAAGACTATGAAAATAGTGGCAATAAATCATGCTTATCTAAATCAAAGTGCTGGAAATATGAAGAAGAGTACAGATTACTGAGCCCGTATGAAGGTTATTTGGATTCACCAACAAACGCTTTAGAGGGAATAATATTTGGATGTAAAATGAAGAACGAAATAAAAGATATGATAGTAAAATTGAATAACAAGCGTGACCGTCAGTTGAGGCTAAATGAGACCTATCTGGACCCTAAGGAATATGCCATAAGAATCAGGGATTATAATTTTCAGAGGTAG
- a CDS encoding MOSC domain-containing protein — MDPVRESGLNAITFSFKCKAEMTYPEKRETKLLAVCVGMPREVIIAGKPVMTGIYKKPTEGRVRLRRHNLEGDGQADPDNHGGELKAAYAYPWEHYAFWAEKLGRDDLGPGKFGENFSVMGLSEESVIIGDIYRLGGAMVQVTDPRLPCFKLGHKLGDPAFPERFRAEGRLGFYMRVEQEGEVGAGDEIILLERGKCGISIRRLWELVYSEARDPETAARAAEHPLVCSSWRKKLLGST; from the coding sequence ATGGACCCTGTTCGAGAAAGTGGATTGAACGCGATAACCTTTTCCTTTAAATGCAAAGCAGAGATGACATATCCGGAAAAGCGCGAGACAAAACTGCTGGCTGTCTGCGTGGGCATGCCCCGCGAGGTGATTATCGCCGGTAAGCCGGTGATGACCGGTATTTACAAGAAGCCGACAGAGGGCCGCGTGAGACTGCGCCGCCACAACCTGGAGGGCGATGGTCAGGCCGACCCGGACAACCACGGCGGCGAGCTAAAGGCCGCCTACGCCTATCCCTGGGAGCACTATGCCTTCTGGGCAGAAAAACTCGGCCGCGATGATCTGGGGCCGGGCAAATTCGGTGAAAATTTTAGCGTGATGGGCCTGAGCGAGGAATCGGTTATTATCGGCGACATTTACCGCCTCGGCGGGGCGATGGTGCAGGTGACCGACCCGCGGCTGCCCTGTTTCAAGCTCGGCCATAAGCTGGGCGATCCCGCGTTCCCCGAACGCTTCCGCGCCGAGGGCCGGCTGGGCTTTTACATGCGGGTGGAACAGGAAGGCGAGGTTGGCGCCGGCGATGAGATAATCCTGCTAGAACGCGGCAAGTGCGGGATAAGTATCAGGCGGCTGTGGGAGCTGGTTTACTCTGAGGCGCGCGACCCGGAAACTGCCGCGCGCGCCGCGGAACATCCGCTGGTCTGCAGCAGCTGGCGGAAAAAGTTGCTTGGATCAACGTAA